One stretch of Nocardia fluminea DNA includes these proteins:
- a CDS encoding acyltransferase family protein: MVPNVRTASPVVPDAAVRGTLERRRDLDGLRGIAIALVVAFHVWAGRVSGGVDVFLVLSGFFFTGAVVRGVERRGGVSAAETARRTARRLMPSLVVVLAAILLATVVLRPYTQLGEAAAQTLASMFYGQNWYLATAELDYLSPDPSVSPLQHLWSMSVQGQFYLAIFALLAGWAWLRRRGSAGRLTLLIVLAGLASLSFWYAASGTAQHQAWTYYDSIARGWELLAGAILAVAAPWLRLPNRVRALAAALGLAMVLSCGPLFDGANQFPGVAALWPVAAACLVIASGFGVAARAWPNRLLAGRLCTELGALAYPLYLWHWPILIFYLGETGRADAGLVDGSVVIGASLVLAYATTRLIETPLRMPPRGQEAENRRLTGALVTATAVAVLIGSLGWQVVLVANPAVPPQALDTHRYPGAAALLSGADYSPEPMRPTVFEGQADTPPPTTDGCITPNREVRVCTYGDPTAARSIALVGGSHSEHWLPALEPLALEHGFRVVSYLKEGCPVVLADQPSYAEWPFPECHEWSVEVLDRLAAEPPDWVLTLSTRYRQNGTGDEVPNEYLEVWTALQDRGLNVLALRDTPRLRRDGVLYRATDCLAHRGDPDSCGLDRAAVLDPDDPAREPAAGYPNIHPLDLSDAVCRPQRCRVVEGNVLIYRDEHHLTASYARSLAPELGRQIGAITGWW; the protein is encoded by the coding sequence TTGGTGCCGAATGTTCGGACCGCATCGCCGGTTGTGCCGGATGCGGCGGTCCGCGGCACCCTCGAACGGCGCCGGGATCTGGACGGGCTGCGCGGGATAGCGATCGCGCTGGTGGTGGCGTTCCACGTGTGGGCGGGCCGCGTGTCCGGCGGCGTCGATGTGTTTCTCGTGCTCTCGGGGTTCTTCTTCACCGGCGCCGTGGTGCGTGGGGTGGAACGGCGAGGCGGGGTGTCCGCCGCGGAGACGGCGCGACGGACCGCGCGCAGGTTGATGCCGTCGCTGGTCGTGGTGCTGGCGGCGATTCTGCTGGCCACGGTGGTGCTGCGGCCGTATACCCAGCTGGGCGAAGCCGCCGCGCAGACGTTGGCCTCGATGTTCTACGGCCAGAACTGGTACCTGGCCACCGCCGAACTCGACTATCTCTCGCCGGATCCGTCGGTGAGTCCGCTCCAGCATCTGTGGTCGATGTCGGTGCAGGGACAGTTCTATCTGGCGATCTTCGCGCTGCTGGCGGGATGGGCCTGGTTGCGCAGGCGCGGTTCGGCCGGGCGGCTCACCCTGCTGATCGTGCTGGCCGGGCTGGCGTCGCTGTCGTTCTGGTACGCGGCCTCGGGCACCGCGCAGCACCAGGCCTGGACCTACTACGACAGCATCGCGCGCGGCTGGGAGCTACTGGCCGGGGCGATACTGGCCGTCGCCGCGCCCTGGCTGCGGCTGCCGAACCGGGTGCGCGCGCTGGCCGCCGCCCTCGGGCTGGCCATGGTGCTCTCGTGTGGGCCGCTGTTCGACGGCGCGAACCAGTTCCCCGGTGTCGCGGCGCTCTGGCCGGTGGCGGCCGCGTGCCTGGTAATCGCCTCCGGGTTCGGCGTGGCCGCGCGGGCCTGGCCCAACCGCCTGCTGGCCGGGCGGTTGTGTACCGAACTCGGCGCGCTGGCCTATCCGCTGTACCTGTGGCACTGGCCGATCCTGATCTTCTACCTCGGCGAGACCGGGCGGGCGGATGCCGGGTTGGTCGACGGTTCGGTGGTGATCGGCGCCTCGCTGGTCCTGGCCTACGCCACCACCCGCCTGATCGAGACACCCCTGCGGATGCCGCCGCGCGGCCAGGAGGCCGAGAACCGCAGGCTGACCGGCGCCCTGGTCACCGCCACGGCGGTCGCGGTGTTGATCGGCTCACTGGGCTGGCAGGTGGTACTGGTGGCCAACCCGGCCGTGCCACCGCAGGCGCTGGACACCCACCGCTATCCCGGCGCCGCCGCCCTGCTCTCCGGTGCCGACTACTCACCGGAACCCATGCGTCCCACCGTCTTCGAAGGGCAGGCCGACACCCCGCCGCCGACCACCGACGGCTGCATCACCCCCAACCGGGAAGTTCGCGTCTGTACCTACGGCGACCCCACCGCCGCTCGCTCGATCGCGCTGGTCGGTGGGTCGCACTCCGAGCACTGGCTGCCCGCGCTCGAACCGCTCGCGCTCGAACACGGGTTCCGGGTGGTCTCCTACCTCAAGGAAGGCTGTCCGGTCGTCCTCGCCGACCAGCCCTCCTACGCCGAGTGGCCGTTCCCCGAATGCCACGAATGGTCGGTCGAGGTGCTCGACCGGCTGGCCGCCGAACCGCCGGACTGGGTGCTGACCCTGTCCACCCGCTACCGCCAGAACGGCACCGGCGACGAGGTGCCCAACGAATACCTCGAGGTGTGGACGGCTTTGCAGGACCGCGGCCTCAATGTGCTCGCTCTGCGTGACACGCCTCGCTTACGCCGCGACGGCGTCCTCTACCGGGCCACCGATTGCCTCGCGCACCGCGGCGACCCCGACAGCTGCGGGCTCGATCGCGCCGCCGTGCTCGATCCCGACGATCCAGCCCGGGAACCGGCGGCCGGTTATCCGAACATCCATCCGCTCGACCTGTCCGACGCGGTCTGCCGGCCGCAGCGCTGCCGGGTGGTCGAGGGCAATGTGCTCATCTATCGCGACGAGCACCACCTGACCGCCAGCTACGCCCGGTCGCTCGCCCCCGAACTCGGCCGCCAGATCGGAGCGATCACCGGCTGGTGGTAG